A region of Paenibacillus sp. 37 DNA encodes the following proteins:
- a CDS encoding GNAT family N-acetyltransferase, producing MTFEEVTEQHLPEIRKIYNYYVMNTTISFHTEELDLDQIKSSVMNKDTRYKTYVILENNQMMGYVLITQYKSKQAYDICGEVTIYLKPDILGKGLGKQALRFIEKIAKEQGFHTLIATICMENTRSKTLFERNGYEQCALFKEIGYKFDRKLDIGSFQKIL from the coding sequence GTGACTTTTGAAGAGGTAACCGAACAGCACCTCCCTGAAATTAGAAAGATTTATAACTATTATGTAATGAATACAACGATTTCGTTTCATACGGAGGAATTAGATCTTGATCAGATTAAATCCTCTGTGATGAACAAGGATACACGGTATAAAACTTACGTAATTCTTGAAAACAATCAAATGATGGGCTATGTTCTGATCACCCAGTATAAGAGTAAACAGGCATATGACATTTGCGGTGAGGTCACCATATATTTAAAGCCCGATATTTTGGGAAAAGGCTTGGGGAAACAAGCACTACGTTTTATTGAGAAGATTGCAAAAGAACAAGGATTCCATACCTTAATTGCGACGATTTGCATGGAGAATACAAGAAGTAAAACATTATTTGAGAGAAATGGTTACGAACAATGTGCTCTGTTTAAAGAGATTGGATATAAATTTGATAGAAAGCTGGATATTGGAAGTTTCCAAAAGATATTGTAA
- a CDS encoding GNAT family N-acetyltransferase — protein MTLDDVNQLQEIDRSEHIDLIYEMRENRLVELEQNHECSNWDEMLLKEIQNRYVYELEQGGMAYGAFADDQLIGFGVLAHQLRGREQNQLQVDLMYVSRGYRRQGIGKRILNQLGEEAKKLGAQYLYISSTETRSAVSFYRSQGSQITSEIDHELYDKEPKDIHMIKELGT, from the coding sequence TTGACCCTTGATGATGTGAATCAGCTGCAGGAAATAGATCGCTCGGAACATATTGATCTCATCTATGAAATGAGAGAGAACCGATTGGTTGAGCTTGAACAAAATCATGAGTGCTCAAACTGGGATGAGATGCTTTTGAAAGAGATTCAAAATCGATATGTCTATGAATTAGAACAAGGTGGCATGGCATATGGCGCGTTTGCTGACGATCAATTAATCGGATTTGGTGTGCTGGCACATCAACTTAGAGGAAGAGAACAAAATCAATTACAAGTTGACTTGATGTATGTCTCACGCGGGTACAGAAGACAAGGTATTGGAAAACGTATTTTAAACCAATTAGGTGAAGAGGCTAAGAAACTTGGCGCACAGTATCTGTATATTTCCTCCACAGAGACGAGATCGGCAGTATCCTTTTACAGAAGCCAGGGCAGCCAGATTACTAGTGAGATTGATCATGAACTTTATGACAAAGAGCCGAAAGATATACACATGATAAAGGAGCTGGGCACATGA
- a CDS encoding glycoside hydrolase family 5 protein — MFKKWKKFSISSLALVLVAAVAFTGWSPKASAADASQVVAEMGAGWNLGNQLEAAVNGTPSETAWGNPTVTPALIQKVKAAGFKSIRIPISYLNNIGSAPNYTINAAWLNRIQQVVDYAYNEGMYVIINIHGDGYNSVQGGWLLVNGGNQTAIKEKYKKVWQQIATKFSNYNDRLIFESMNEVFDGNYGNPNSAYYANLNAYNQIFVDTVRQTGGNNNARWLLIPGWNTNIDFTVGNYGFVLPTDNFRSSAIPSSQKRIMISAHYYSPWDFAGEENGNITQWGATATNPAKRSTWGQEDYLESQFKSMYDKFVTQGYPVVIGEFGSIDKTSYDSSNNVYRAAYAKAVTAKAKKYKMVPVYWDNGHNGQHGFALFNRSNNTVTQQSIINAIMQGMQ; from the coding sequence ATGTTCAAAAAATGGAAGAAATTCAGCATCAGCAGCTTGGCGCTTGTGTTAGTGGCTGCCGTGGCTTTTACCGGATGGAGCCCTAAAGCATCAGCAGCAGACGCTTCGCAAGTGGTGGCTGAGATGGGTGCAGGTTGGAATCTGGGCAATCAGCTGGAAGCAGCGGTAAATGGCACACCGAGTGAGACAGCTTGGGGCAATCCTACGGTGACTCCGGCGCTGATCCAAAAAGTGAAAGCTGCGGGCTTCAAGTCTATTCGTATTCCCATCTCCTATTTGAATAACATTGGAAGCGCTCCCAATTATACAATTAATGCGGCATGGTTGAATCGAATTCAGCAAGTTGTGGATTATGCGTACAATGAAGGTATGTATGTCATCATCAATATTCATGGTGATGGGTATAATTCCGTACAGGGTGGATGGCTGCTTGTGAATGGTGGCAATCAGACTGCCATTAAGGAAAAATATAAGAAAGTGTGGCAGCAGATTGCCACCAAGTTTAGCAACTACAATGATCGCCTTATTTTCGAATCCATGAACGAAGTTTTTGATGGCAACTATGGCAATCCGAACTCGGCGTATTACGCCAACCTGAATGCTTACAATCAGATCTTTGTGGATACGGTTCGTCAAACTGGAGGTAACAACAATGCCAGATGGTTGCTGATTCCAGGTTGGAATACCAATATTGACTTCACCGTTGGTAATTATGGATTCGTGCTCCCAACGGATAATTTCCGATCCTCAGCAATTCCTAGTTCGCAGAAGAGAATCATGATCTCGGCACACTATTACTCTCCGTGGGATTTTGCAGGTGAGGAAAACGGTAATATCACGCAGTGGGGTGCAACAGCAACGAATCCTGCCAAAAGGTCTACTTGGGGACAAGAGGATTACCTGGAATCGCAGTTCAAGTCCATGTACGATAAATTTGTGACTCAAGGCTATCCTGTAGTGATTGGTGAATTCGGTTCGATTGATAAAACGTCGTACGATTCCAGCAACAATGTGTATCGCGCCGCTTACGCCAAAGCAGTTACAGCAAAAGCCAAGAAATACAAAATGGTTCCTGTTTATTGGGATAACGGGCATAACGGTCAACATGGATTCGCATTGTTTAACCGTTCGAACAATACCGTGACTCAGCAAAGTATCATTAATGCGATCATGCAAGGTATGCAATAG
- a CDS encoding GNAT family N-acetyltransferase, with amino-acid sequence MIETERLIFRKYTKNDFDLLFEMTREPNMMKFIRHGGPWTKEETMQSLEKFINWNKDDKGLFLAFNKEDNKLIGTSGLIPQIIEGNDEHEVGYWVIEQYWGMGYGYEQAKAWKEYGMDYLKQKRLISLIQHGNVGSMKVAQRNGMKHEKDVDIIGKNVAVYSIEVK; translated from the coding sequence ATGATAGAGACAGAACGACTTATATTTCGGAAATATACTAAAAATGATTTTGATTTACTTTTTGAGATGACACGTGAGCCAAATATGATGAAATTTATAAGACACGGAGGACCTTGGACGAAGGAAGAAACCATGCAAAGCCTGGAAAAGTTCATCAACTGGAATAAAGACGATAAAGGGCTGTTTCTCGCATTTAATAAAGAGGATAACAAGTTAATTGGAACCTCTGGACTGATTCCTCAAATCATTGAAGGCAATGATGAGCATGAAGTTGGTTACTGGGTTATTGAGCAATATTGGGGAATGGGTTACGGATATGAACAAGCAAAAGCGTGGAAAGAATATGGCATGGATTACTTGAAGCAGAAAAGATTAATATCTCTAATTCAACATGGCAATGTGGGTTCTATGAAAGTCGCGCAAAGGAATGGCATGAAACATGAGAAGGACGTGGATATAATAGGGAAAAATGTAGCAGTATACTCGATTGAGGTGAAGTGA
- a CDS encoding GNAT family N-acetyltransferase codes for MTPFPELETKRLLLREIKQSDSQDIFQIFSSDEVTRFYDVETFTNTKQAEELIQRWKERFENGQVIRWGIALKSDNRIIGTCGFHGWMKQHYKAVMGYELTPEFWRQGYITEVTRKIVEYGFKNLELNRIEAFVEPENAGSRKLLEKIGFSEEGILKEHFIWKNRFVDNVIYAFLKKEYV; via the coding sequence ATGACTCCATTTCCTGAACTAGAAACCAAAAGATTGCTGTTAAGAGAGATTAAACAGAGTGATTCCCAAGACATATTTCAAATTTTTTCTTCAGATGAAGTTACAAGATTCTACGATGTAGAAACTTTTACGAATACAAAACAAGCAGAAGAACTTATACAAAGGTGGAAAGAACGATTCGAAAATGGTCAGGTGATCCGCTGGGGAATTGCTTTGAAATCGGATAACAGAATTATTGGAACATGCGGATTTCATGGTTGGATGAAACAACATTATAAAGCTGTGATGGGATATGAGTTAACACCGGAGTTCTGGCGGCAGGGTTACATTACCGAGGTAACTCGGAAAATTGTTGAATATGGATTTAAGAACCTTGAATTAAACAGAATTGAAGCATTTGTAGAGCCAGAGAACGCGGGATCAAGGAAGTTGCTTGAGAAAATTGGGTTCAGTGAAGAAGGCATATTGAAAGAACATTTTATTTGGAAAAATCGATTTGTTGATAATGTCATCTATGCATTTTTGAAGAAAGAATATGTATGA
- a CDS encoding AAA family ATPase yields the protein MSKNLYIISGPPGVGKSTTSKLLVQTLDKSAYISGDAVSHFPVKGRGKPWLDKDTNDLTWKNISSLVKNLLDYKYDVVLDYVAFPEDIDGLLTELADYHVRIIYVVLMVDRQTIIRRDRLRAEEYQMKERSILLLDEFEDHPDLRVDNKLYTNHFTEEQLPEIVSEIINNEKYRLK from the coding sequence ATGAGTAAAAACCTATATATTATATCTGGCCCCCCTGGAGTAGGGAAATCTACAACTTCCAAGCTGCTAGTTCAGACTTTAGATAAAAGTGCCTACATTTCTGGAGATGCGGTTAGTCACTTTCCGGTCAAAGGGCGAGGTAAACCCTGGCTTGATAAGGATACAAACGACTTAACTTGGAAAAATATATCTAGTCTGGTGAAAAACTTATTGGATTATAAATACGATGTAGTACTGGATTATGTGGCCTTTCCGGAAGATATTGATGGATTACTGACAGAATTGGCAGACTATCATGTTCGCATAATCTATGTTGTATTGATGGTTGATCGTCAAACCATTATTCGTAGAGACCGTCTACGAGCAGAAGAATATCAAATGAAAGAAAGAAGTATACTTCTGCTGGACGAGTTTGAAGATCATCCGGATCTGAGAGTAGATAACAAGCTGTATACTAATCATTTTACAGAAGAACAATTACCTGAAATAGTGAGTGAAATTATAAATAATGAAAAATATCGATTGAAATAA
- a CDS encoding NUDIX domain-containing protein: MSQWFDLDELDPALIKFAVIIAKYNHKFIIIKNRKRGGWEIPGGNKEIGETLLHTASRELYEETGAVRFELIPYGVYEWNGSFGMVSYAEVKLLESLPESEIDEIKLVDVLPEGMNFGDMFYRFSDRWDGLENYELKKYTIEINHLNELPVIKIS, translated from the coding sequence ATGAGCCAATGGTTTGATCTAGATGAACTTGATCCAGCGTTAATCAAATTTGCAGTGATAATCGCTAAATATAACCATAAATTCATCATTATCAAAAATAGGAAAAGAGGAGGTTGGGAAATCCCAGGAGGCAACAAAGAAATAGGGGAAACACTTTTACACACGGCAAGTCGAGAACTTTATGAAGAGACAGGGGCAGTACGCTTCGAATTAATACCTTATGGTGTATATGAATGGAATGGGAGCTTTGGTATGGTTTCTTATGCTGAGGTTAAATTGCTGGAGAGCTTACCGGAGTCTGAAATTGATGAAATAAAGCTTGTGGATGTATTACCTGAAGGGATGAACTTCGGAGATATGTTTTATCGTTTCTCAGACAGATGGGATGGACTTGAGAACTATGAGCTTAAGAAATACACCATTGAAATAAATCATTTGAATGAGTTACCAGTAATTAAAATAAGCTAG
- a CDS encoding NIPSNAP family protein translates to MIYRRKTYVIATSFVEEFNALFNDVLLPSQLKYGSRLIGRWHTPIDDETSEIFAMWEYDTLEQYEEIEKNIKSDTEHVERVQARFDQIGRHRYKEVFREEIRQAFFTSTVDREQTILKRNIRKRR, encoded by the coding sequence ATGATATATAGGAGAAAAACCTATGTTATTGCGACTTCTTTTGTAGAAGAGTTTAATGCTCTATTTAATGATGTTTTGCTGCCATCCCAGTTGAAATACGGATCAAGACTTATTGGAAGATGGCATACACCAATCGATGATGAAACCAGTGAAATTTTTGCGATGTGGGAATACGACACCCTTGAACAATACGAAGAGATTGAGAAAAATATAAAATCAGATACAGAACACGTAGAGCGAGTTCAAGCGCGGTTTGATCAGATCGGAAGACATCGGTATAAAGAAGTATTTCGAGAAGAAATTAGGCAAGCATTTTTCACATCAACAGTAGATCGCGAACAAACGATTTTGAAGAGAAATATAAGAAAAAGGAGATGA
- a CDS encoding SMI1/KNR4 family protein → MDLVNKFLNGLRAALSPEELEELKTASGATKEDITTLRSKYPNCPESLIVLLENIDGTYWRKYGEKEITVCILGSDVEEGRYPYYLLSTQQMLESSKNEEDVSYLLEYEDEEDAVDSKINPEGLLPGKYIHFSDCMNNGGTSRLYIDFNPTDGGVRGQIIRFLHDPDEYVVIANSFDEYLQGLVDSGFVFLNEEE, encoded by the coding sequence ATGGATTTGGTAAACAAATTTTTAAATGGATTAAGAGCAGCATTATCACCAGAAGAACTTGAGGAACTGAAAACAGCGAGCGGTGCTACAAAAGAAGATATAACTACATTAAGATCAAAATATCCAAATTGTCCAGAATCACTCATCGTTTTACTTGAAAATATTGATGGTACATATTGGAGGAAGTACGGAGAAAAAGAAATTACGGTTTGTATTCTTGGCTCAGATGTTGAAGAAGGTAGATATCCATATTACTTACTGTCTACCCAACAAATGCTCGAAAGTTCAAAAAATGAAGAAGACGTCTCTTATCTTTTAGAATACGAAGATGAAGAGGATGCCGTTGACTCTAAGATCAATCCTGAGGGACTTCTTCCAGGGAAATATATTCATTTTTCAGACTGTATGAACAATGGTGGAACATCCAGACTTTATATTGATTTTAATCCTACTGATGGAGGTGTACGTGGTCAAATCATTCGCTTTTTGCACGACCCTGACGAATACGTAGTGATTGCAAACAGCTTTGACGAGTATTTACAAGGGCTTGTTGACAGTGGTTTTGTTTTTCTAAACGAAGAAGAGTAA
- a CDS encoding AAA family ATPase, which produces MINGAFGSGKTSAAEALQPLIANSMIYDPEEIGYMLRKLLPENCREERERTDDFQDIDLWKILTVKTAKEVKQKYNKHLIVPMTIYKEENFNYIYNGLKEIDQDIHHFCLTATEETIYHRLAKRGDEYGGWQYQQAPKCVEAFKDEQFQTHIITDHLETREIIEIILKKMNRRGWNLIDDCDF; this is translated from the coding sequence ATGATTAACGGAGCGTTTGGTTCGGGAAAAACTTCAGCAGCAGAAGCACTCCAACCTTTGATTGCAAACAGTATGATCTACGATCCTGAAGAAATAGGTTATATGCTGAGAAAACTTCTTCCGGAGAATTGTAGAGAGGAAAGGGAACGTACGGATGATTTTCAAGATATCGATCTGTGGAAAATTCTGACCGTAAAAACGGCTAAAGAAGTAAAGCAGAAATACAACAAACACTTAATTGTCCCCATGACCATCTATAAAGAGGAAAACTTTAATTACATTTATAACGGGTTAAAAGAGATCGATCAGGACATTCATCATTTTTGCCTTACGGCTACAGAAGAGACGATTTATCATCGTTTGGCTAAACGCGGAGATGAATATGGAGGCTGGCAGTATCAACAAGCACCAAAGTGTGTTGAAGCTTTCAAGGATGAACAATTTCAAACTCACATTATTACCGATCATCTGGAGACACGTGAAATCATCGAAATTATTTTGAAGAAAATGAACAGAAGAGGATGGAACCTAATTGACGACTGTGACTTTTGA
- a CDS encoding alpha/beta fold hydrolase codes for MRKKIRKTLKYSILSIILIVIVALIFPTWTPKIKGENSISMLEQVEINGTGHEVMIRGVDRTNPILIFVHGGPGCSEIPYVRKYQKELEQYFTVVHYDQRGSGKSYHFFEDYSNLTTDVLVDDLLALRGYVSKELGQEKVILIGHSFGTYIGMKAAAKAPTRFHAYIGIGQMANTLQSERESLEYTYEQAKQAGNAEDVKKLELIRSSIEQGKDLTPRILLQKYGGAARLIHENRDYISGFLLNPEYNGLDMIRFYTGMFSSQDILLKEAFDQNLPDIVDHLEIPTYFVTGKYDYMTTANAARDYFDVLDAPIKDFIVFNESAHYPQFEEKEKFVKWLNELF; via the coding sequence ATGCGCAAAAAAATACGTAAAACACTCAAATACAGCATACTTAGTATTATTTTAATAGTTATAGTAGCTCTGATATTTCCCACATGGACACCGAAAATTAAAGGTGAAAACAGCATTAGCATGTTAGAGCAGGTCGAAATTAACGGTACAGGGCATGAAGTCATGATCAGAGGTGTTGATCGGACTAACCCTATCCTGATTTTTGTGCATGGTGGGCCGGGATGCTCGGAGATTCCATACGTAAGGAAGTATCAGAAAGAGCTTGAGCAATACTTCACGGTGGTGCATTATGATCAACGTGGGAGTGGGAAGTCCTATCACTTTTTTGAGGATTACTCAAATCTAACAACAGATGTATTAGTAGATGATTTGTTAGCGTTAAGGGGTTATGTATCTAAAGAGTTAGGTCAAGAGAAGGTTATATTAATCGGTCATTCATTTGGTACATACATCGGGATGAAAGCTGCGGCTAAAGCACCCACTCGGTTTCACGCTTATATAGGCATTGGACAGATGGCTAATACACTTCAGAGCGAACGGGAAAGTTTGGAGTACACGTACGAGCAAGCGAAACAAGCTGGTAATGCAGAGGACGTAAAAAAACTAGAGCTAATTCGCAGCTCGATCGAGCAAGGAAAGGACCTTACGCCTAGAATTTTGTTGCAAAAGTACGGTGGTGCAGCCAGGCTCATCCATGAGAATAGAGATTATATTTCAGGATTCCTTTTAAATCCCGAATACAATGGGCTGGATATGATTCGCTTTTATACAGGGATGTTCAGTTCACAAGACATCTTACTGAAGGAAGCATTTGATCAAAATTTACCTGATATTGTTGATCATCTGGAGATTCCTACCTATTTTGTAACGGGTAAATATGATTATATGACCACTGCGAATGCAGCACGTGATTATTTTGACGTATTGGATGCACCGATCAAAGACTTCATTGTTTTCAACGAGTCGGCGCATTACCCACAGTTTGAAGAGAAAGAAAAATTCGTAAAGTGGTTAAATGAGCTATTTTAA
- a CDS encoding methyltransferase domain-containing protein, translating into MSEYYWDDQIEYLRNTRWLYYNDDYLEFLVQRVWNIENSVDIIDYGCGYGYLGLKLLPLLPEGSTYTGLDRGKELITQVKEIFSKSSYQTTFIVDDIETVQVKRQYDIAISHAFLLHTTEPITILQKMIESLVDEGRMICFEPHWIANMSNYELHGLEQSKIVQLGVLQKLFEEDTKRNGKDGNIGMKIPILLSQLGLRNVECRVSDKVNFLDQHMADSDKEKLFHALKEEGLGQEPNDRHEGVTHLMERGLNSEEANREYEAESVFARKFNENSWLTYAPNMKITSGIVTR; encoded by the coding sequence TTGTCTGAGTATTATTGGGATGACCAGATTGAATATCTGAGAAATACGCGATGGCTTTATTATAACGATGATTATCTTGAGTTTCTGGTTCAACGTGTATGGAATATTGAAAATTCAGTAGATATTATCGACTATGGGTGTGGATATGGCTATCTCGGCTTGAAACTGCTTCCTTTATTACCCGAGGGATCAACCTATACCGGATTAGACAGAGGTAAGGAATTAATTACGCAGGTCAAAGAGATTTTCTCAAAGTCCTCTTATCAAACGACTTTTATAGTAGATGACATTGAAACAGTGCAAGTGAAACGTCAATACGATATTGCGATAAGTCATGCCTTCTTATTACATACAACAGAGCCGATCACCATTCTTCAGAAGATGATTGAAAGTCTAGTAGATGAGGGTAGAATGATATGTTTTGAACCTCATTGGATCGCTAATATGTCAAATTATGAATTACATGGACTTGAACAATCCAAGATTGTTCAGCTTGGTGTTCTCCAAAAATTGTTCGAGGAGGATACCAAACGGAATGGTAAAGACGGAAATATCGGTATGAAGATTCCAATCCTGCTTAGCCAACTTGGCTTGAGAAATGTAGAATGCCGGGTGAGTGACAAGGTTAACTTCTTAGATCAACACATGGCAGATTCGGATAAGGAAAAGCTTTTTCATGCATTAAAAGAAGAAGGACTGGGACAAGAACCGAATGACAGACATGAAGGAGTTACTCATTTGATGGAAAGAGGACTGAATTCAGAAGAAGCGAATAGAGAATATGAAGCAGAGAGTGTATTTGCTAGGAAGTTTAATGAAAACTCATGGTTAACTTACGCTCCAAACATGAAAATTACATCGGGAATTGTGACGAGATAA
- a CDS encoding ABC transporter substrate-binding protein encodes MRRHVIGLYLFILLLLLVGCTTPESESVSPPISSNNLETLPSVEEWMESAVARDTSTKPIVLGFSQLGRESAWRLANSTSIRNAAAESGISLVIKNAEQSQTKQFEAVRSFIRQKVDVIAIAPVVESGWDGILQEARDAGIPVIIVDRSVDVKDTSLFVTTIGSDFYEEGVKAGKYIQDRMRNHPGLIRIAELQGTSGSTPSIQRGEGFRSIFDTRADIIFSQSAPADFTEDNGKQVMKEFLQVPEDERPQVLFAHNDEMAFGAIQAIEEAGLKPGEDIIIVSVDGSRKALEILASGKINAVVECNPLLGPQLMQATKEIIAGRTLPKRMAPPEDIFTQESARREMYNRRF; translated from the coding sequence ATGAGAAGACATGTGATCGGGTTGTATTTGTTCATACTGCTACTGCTGCTTGTCGGTTGTACAACACCTGAGTCTGAATCTGTGTCTCCTCCCATCTCGTCTAACAACTTGGAAACTCTCCCATCTGTTGAGGAATGGATGGAATCAGCGGTAGCAAGGGATACCTCTACGAAACCGATTGTCTTGGGTTTTTCACAACTGGGTAGAGAGAGTGCCTGGCGTCTGGCAAACTCCACGTCTATCCGGAATGCTGCGGCAGAATCGGGAATCTCCCTTGTAATAAAAAATGCAGAACAGTCTCAGACGAAACAGTTCGAGGCTGTTCGGTCGTTCATCAGGCAAAAGGTGGATGTCATTGCCATTGCACCGGTCGTGGAATCGGGCTGGGATGGTATTCTTCAGGAGGCCAGGGATGCAGGTATACCTGTGATCATCGTAGACCGGTCAGTTGATGTCAAAGACACTTCACTTTTTGTGACAACGATTGGATCGGACTTTTATGAGGAAGGTGTGAAGGCCGGGAAGTACATTCAGGATCGGATGCGAAATCATCCGGGTTTGATACGGATTGCCGAACTGCAAGGCACGAGTGGTTCTACACCCTCTATCCAGCGTGGCGAGGGCTTTAGAAGCATTTTCGACACCAGAGCAGATATCATCTTCTCACAAAGTGCTCCTGCCGATTTTACGGAGGACAATGGCAAACAAGTGATGAAAGAATTCCTTCAGGTCCCGGAAGATGAACGGCCGCAGGTTCTTTTTGCCCATAATGATGAAATGGCTTTTGGCGCCATACAAGCGATTGAAGAAGCTGGGCTGAAGCCGGGAGAGGACATTATCATTGTTTCGGTGGACGGCTCCCGCAAAGCACTTGAAATTCTAGCCAGTGGGAAAATCAACGCTGTGGTGGAATGTAACCCGCTGCTTGGTCCTCAGCTTATGCAGGCTACAAAAGAAATTATTGCAGGGCGTACACTCCCGAAGCGCATGGCACCCCCGGAGGACATTTTTACACAGGAGAGTGCTAGACGGGAGATGTACAACAGGCGATTCTAG
- a CDS encoding polysaccharide deacetylase family protein, with translation MFKVKLAKVVISLALFGTLFSIPGVPNARAADASCPNGYVGLTFDDGPSGNTTNMLNALKQAGLRATMFNVGQNAQNNKSLVTAQVAAGMWIGNHSYTHPNMTTLNSSQMSSEITRTQQTIQSITGSSPKLFRPPYGATNATLKSVVSQNGLKEVLWNVDSQDWNGASAAQIVTAVNTMKSGDVILMHDQYQTTLQAIPQIAQNLKNRGLCSGMISPTTGRAVAPDGGTTNPPGTSTKVEAENMTKGGQYTGNISSPFNGVVLYANNDLVKYTQNFATSTHNFSLRGASNNANMARVDLKIGGQTKGTFYFGGSSPAVYTLNNISHGTGNQVIELVVTADDGTWDMYIDYLEIH, from the coding sequence ATGTTCAAAGTAAAGCTGGCAAAGGTGGTAATATCTCTCGCACTTTTCGGTACCTTGTTTTCTATTCCAGGGGTGCCCAATGCTCGTGCTGCAGATGCAAGTTGTCCGAATGGTTATGTAGGTCTGACGTTTGATGATGGCCCATCTGGAAATACAACAAACATGCTTAACGCGTTGAAGCAGGCGGGCTTACGGGCAACGATGTTCAATGTTGGACAAAATGCACAAAATAATAAATCTCTGGTTACTGCACAGGTGGCAGCTGGGATGTGGATTGGCAATCATTCCTATACACATCCAAACATGACTACATTAAACAGTTCTCAGATGTCGTCAGAGATTACTCGGACACAGCAGACGATCCAGTCCATTACCGGAAGTTCACCTAAACTGTTCAGACCTCCTTACGGTGCGACAAATGCGACTTTGAAATCCGTTGTAAGCCAAAACGGCCTGAAGGAAGTGCTGTGGAACGTAGATTCCCAAGACTGGAATGGTGCCAGCGCAGCCCAGATCGTGACAGCTGTGAACACGATGAAAAGTGGTGACGTCATTCTAATGCATGATCAGTACCAGACGACACTTCAAGCCATTCCACAGATTGCACAAAATCTGAAGAATCGTGGCCTTTGCTCCGGCATGATTTCACCGACGACAGGTCGGGCAGTCGCTCCTGATGGCGGCACCACCAATCCCCCAGGTACGTCAACAAAAGTAGAAGCCGAGAATATGACCAAAGGTGGACAATACACCGGCAATATCAGTTCTCCTTTCAATGGCGTGGTCCTTTATGCCAACAATGATTTGGTTAAATACACTCAGAATTTTGCAACGAGCACTCATAATTTCTCGCTTCGTGGAGCTTCAAACAATGCCAACATGGCTAGAGTGGATTTGAAGATTGGCGGACAGACCAAGGGGACCTTTTACTTTGGCGGGAGTTCACCAGCGGTCTATACCCTGAATAATATCAGCCATGGAACGGGAAATCAGGTCATTGAGTTGGTTGTAACAGCCGATGACGGGACATGGGATATGTACATCGATTACTTGGAAATACATTAA
- a CDS encoding GNAT family N-acetyltransferase — MLNIKILPVSRENWEEALKISLYEHQASLVPSVIEGIAYAYIKPWDEAFDPYVLEIDGKIFGFFYLSYTPDSTDNYWIGGFQIDKSYQGKGMGKLALRAILDYITKLHPLCKVISLTVERDNEIAQNLYKSMSFISENRTNLDDEVIYRLAMK, encoded by the coding sequence GTGTTGAATATAAAAATACTACCAGTCTCACGAGAGAATTGGGAAGAGGCGCTGAAGATCTCTTTGTATGAACACCAAGCGTCATTAGTTCCATCTGTTATTGAGGGAATCGCTTACGCCTATATAAAACCGTGGGATGAAGCATTTGATCCTTACGTACTTGAGATCGATGGGAAGATATTTGGTTTCTTTTATCTGAGTTATACGCCAGATAGTACAGATAATTACTGGATTGGTGGTTTTCAAATCGATAAATCCTATCAAGGTAAAGGAATGGGAAAACTCGCTTTAAGAGCCATTCTAGATTACATTACGAAACTGCATCCGTTGTGCAAGGTTATTTCATTAACGGTTGAACGGGATAACGAAATAGCACAGAATTTGTATAAGAGCATGTCTTTCATTAGTGAGAACAGAACCAATTTAGATGATGAAGTGATCTACAGGTTGGCAATGAAATGA